The Cotesia glomerata isolate CgM1 linkage group LG9, MPM_Cglom_v2.3, whole genome shotgun sequence region aaattggatttttttattataagaatttttcgaggatttttttaaattattaattttgataatagttatttttttagaattaattgagACATGTTTAAGTTTTGGGACACGGCTTAGAATTGGGACATGGTCAATCAGTAGAACAAGGTGATTATTTAGAGGATATTCAATGAGTTAAGGTTGAGAATTTGGACGTTGTTAATAAATGGGACATTTTTCTTATGATGTGGTCCATTAATTGGGACATggtaaaaaatgaaacatttttaataattgaaacgATAAAAATTgagacaaaattattatttaaaatatgatTGATAATTAGACCATCGTCCATATTTGGCACATGGTTGAAAAATgggacattttttaaaattgaaaagtttttaataattgggacaaaattattatttaaagtatgATTAAACCATGGTCCATATTTGGGACGTGGTCAAAAAATaggacatttaaaaaaattgaatcgtTGTTCTTAATTGGGAcgaaattgttattttaaataagattGATAATTGGGCCATGGTCCATATTTGGGACATCGTCATTAAAtgggaaatttttaaaaattaaaaaatttttaataattgggacaaaattgttatttaaagtATGATTGAACCATGGTCCATATTTGGGACATGGTCAAGAAATGAgacatttttaagaattgaaacattgtttttaattgggacgaaattgttatttaaagtAAGATTGTTAATTAGGCCATGGTCCATATTTGGGCTATGCCAATGAAACGAGAGAGTTTTAATCATGGAACGTTGGTAATAATTGGGAAATAATTGTCATTCGATATAGGATTGATAAATGAGCCATGGTCCATAATTGGGACAAGGTTAAGAAatgtgacatttttaaaaattgaaacttgGTTAATAATTGGGACTAAATTGTTGTTTAAAATATGATTGATAATTGGACCATGGTCCATATTTGGGACATATTACGAaaactaatgaaaaaaaaaacattaaattattttttaaatttatttattacgcataaatttttcttccatcATTAAATATACTATATAATACAGTtatattgaagaaataataaattataaattataaattaatatatccATTAATTAATACTATTAATAGTTTCgttaattacttaataaattaatatctagTAGTATAATCAtagttcattaattattacatataatCATATTAATATCCACTACTGACAGAGTCCGTATTTTGAtctttaattacttattaattaccatcattaatcattaatcatttaatgCAAGGgcgttattaattatttatttatatttattacgagaattattaataatattgtaaattttagataaatgaTAATCttgataattactttttttttaatgataatttttttttctttcatactATCTACAATTAATGttcgtacaatttttttttaatgtaaaatatgtttaatttactaattacGATATGATTTCATCACTCCGtccttttgaaaaaaaaaaaccaaaaataaataaataaaaaaaaaaattttttttttcgatgtttaAAACCttgatagattttttttattgtaaatataagcaattatttacatattttttaatttcgacaaaaaaaattacaaaaaaaaaagtttttataaattgatatatttacaattgattaatcattaatcattaattaattgttagttattaataatttatttacttaatattaattattttgattcacGCATCGGGAGATACTTtcatacatattttatttcaagtcaTACATGTTATATCACACATTCACATTACCGCTgatgatataattattaaataaataattaatagaaaaataataattattaatttattttcgcATTAATTGTTAAGTTAACTATTCGTAgatattcttttttaattagacgtatatttcaaattttgtgcCATTTTCGCGCTATCTGATTGGTTAATGGATTAATGGACTATTGATTGGTCCATTAGTAGCGCCATCTAGTAGATTACATCACTATGTTGTTTCCAATGGATATTTTTTGTGATGTTAGATGATAATTATGATACTTGGGGAAGTAATGGTATCCATTAATAGACCAATTAATGGAATTTATTGGACTATTGTAATTACTGAGTGAGATTTAGACGTTATGACTAAAGAGAAAGTCATTAACGGATTCTATTTATTGGATTTTTAATGGATATAATTGATTTGGTTTTTAATGGaatctattaattatttaatagatttcaTTAATTAGATATTTAATGGATTCTATGGATTAGAAATTAAAGAAATCtattaattagatttttagtGGATTCCATTAATTGGATTTCTAATGAATTCCATTAATTTGGTATTTAATGAAATCTATGAATTATCTAATGGATTCCATTAATTAGATATTTAATGGATATTATGGGTTGGATATTTGATGGtatctattaatttaattttaaatggaTTCCAttaattggatttttaatagattctattaattgaattttaaatagatttaattaattaaatttttagtggaTTCTATTAATTTGgtatttgataaatatctattaattattcaatggattccattaattatatatttaatggatTCTAtggattataaattaatgaaatctatttattagatttttaatgGATTCCAttaattggatttttaattatttccattAATTTGGTATTTCATGGAAtctactaattatttaatggatTTTATGGGTTGGATATTTAATAGAAtctattaattgaattttaaataaattccattAATTGGATTTTTGATGGATTCTATTAATAGGATTTTTAATGgatttaattagatttttaaaggATTTCATTGATTACATATTTAATGGATTCCATTAATTTggtatttaatgaatttgattaattaggtatttaataaattccaTTAACTAGATAGTAAATAGATGtcattaatttagaaaaaaatggaATCTATTAATTATCTAATGAATCCCATTAATTAGATATTTAATGGATTCTATAGATTAGATATTTAATGGAATCTGTCAATTAGATTTCTAATGGAATCCATTAGTTAGATTAGTAGGTTAAATTCATAGGTAGTTAATAGACCATTAAATAGATAGTTAATAGATTCTATTAAAAGatcaacttttaaattttattattcaggTATCTAATAGACCTTCTAAATGGATTCCATTAAATGGATAGTTAATAGATTCTATTAATTAACCAGTTAATGGATTCCATTCAATTGGTACTTAATGAATTCTATTAATGAGATATTTGATAGATTCTATTAATTAGATATTCAATATTCAATTAGATATTCATTAGATATTCAATGGATTCCATTAAATGGATAATCAATAGATTCTATTAATTACAGTTATTAgattatattgaataaatagttaatgaattttactaaataaataattaatagattCCATTAAATGGATAAGAAGATCAATAGACAccattaattataatgaattatatCCATTGACTAATGAATGGACCATTAAATAGACcgttttaataaattccaTTAAATGGATGGTTAATAGATTCTAATAGATGATTAATGGAATTCATTAATTGGgtagttaataaattctattgaATCAGATATCTAAGAGGCCTTACAAATGGATTCCATTTATTAAAAGGTTAATGGATTCTATTTATTTGACCGTTATCAGAATGCTAATTTAGTGGATAGTTAATAGATTccattaattagtttttttatgaattaaatgaattagtagaccattaaatatataattaatggaTTCCATTAAtcagattattaataatagaatgttaatggattttaataaaaaaacccTATCACAATTTATTAACCTATTAAACTAtgtatacttttattaatttttactaataataaaaaaataataaaaattaacttattaatctattaaattaatagaaatgTTAACAtagtttcaaaaattaatttaaataataaatttttaatatgcgaaaacattcaaaatttaattaatattacattaaatatttttttatacttttattaatgcCATTGGAAATTCaggtttaattaattaatcaattaatcaatagattgttttaataataacaataacaattatcaaaattaatataattaacagtAACATTAACAGTGATTAATTTTCCTTTAAATGAAACTATTGTTAACTTGTTCTATTAATTaaggttaattaaaaatttaattaatttaataaaacaaattaaaacaaaaaataataatttttaatattttattcattttttctacTCATGAAATTGATAGTGTATAATATAAtcataaagataataataatagtaatgattttaataataattaataataatgatgaaaataaaatagaataataataacattggTAACGGTCTTAAGTaattttcctaattatttatttaattaccgtctcttactttttaaaaataattttattatttttttttttttttcggcaaGAAGACGACGTTggaccattttttaaaattaataataataataataataataattaataatgataagaacaaaaatataaatcaaaactgataatgattaataataatattaataataatagtattaataataataatgataataataataataataacatatccaaaatcaataataataataataattataatatttaaaatcggCGGATTGACAAATATATAACATCAACATTAATAACTAATACCCTACACaactaattaatcaataactcAATAACATTTCAATACTACTATCATTtatacaaaaagaaaattaaattccctatatgtacataatataCCTAACAAACCCccactataaaaaaaaaaaaaaaaaaaaaattacattgcaCTGGTATCGAACCCTGTTCTATTGGGTCCGCCGTAAAGTCCTTTTGATTCGGATATAAATAACCGTAATTCGAACGGGATTATCGTCCGGAAGACATTAAATACTATTTCGAGTTTGATTAAGCTCTGTAACCTAACCcctatcaataataataaccacaATGATCATgataacgataaaaaaaaaacatttataccATCAGTCGATAATGCAATTCTCACTTAAATCTTGATAATGCCCAATAAGTCAGTAGGCAGGACTcgtgtattaaataatacgcTTAGGGATCTAGCAGGCTTAGCCATGAAAAAAtcctatatgtatatatatatatatatatgtatatatttatatatatatccatatATATACACGATAAATCTTTGCAACTATATTTAAAACATCACTTTGGAGACATTATTTGGCAAGAAGGCCCTCAGTAGTCCCAGGTCTCGTCGGGCTCGTGCTTAACCTCTTTGGGCGATTCGTTTCCCTCGGGCCTGGGGGAGGGAGGAGGGGAGGCCTGGCCCTGGGACTTGAGACTGGGACTGGGAGTGGGGACGTCTCGCTCAGGCGCATTGGACACAGAGGAGGCTTCGGAGGCAGCATCATCATCGTATCTGTCCGAAACAGGGGTAGGTTCTACCCTGACAGTCTCCTCGGCTTCGCGCTTGACGCCATAATCATCGGTCTTCATAACACAGACACCATTGATGATGACCTCATCCCCAGTCCTGGCAGGTTCCTGCCACTCTGGATTGACCCATTGAGGAGCAGCAGGCTTGCGTCTGCTGGATCTTCCAGCAGGAGCACTGGCTTGTTGATTGAGATCAGGTTCGCGCTTGATGCTTCCACCAGAAGCGTCAGAATCTTCACTGCCTACATTGCTCATGTCGTCTCCATCATCATCCTCGTACTCCGGATTGGGTTCGCGCTTAAGCGATCCCATGGAAAGGTCCAGGCCCGAGCACTGTTCCTTCAAGGCGTTGGTCATCAAGGTAGCCAGGTTCGGGTTGAAGTACGGCGAGTAGGGGATAGGCATGTTGCCGAGTCCTAGCCGCTCTTTCTGGATTTCTAGGAGTCTTTGGTTCAGGAGCAACCGAAACTGGACTGGATCGAAAGGCTGACCAGGTTCACGTGGTGATTGCGGCTCAGGCTGGCCGTGGGGAGTCTGCTGCTTCAACCGCATCCTGTGATTGTGGAACCAGTTGGTGATTGTCCTGGAAGACAGCGCTAGTTCGCTTGCCAGGAACTCGATGGTCGCTACGTTGGGGTACGGATCCAACGCAAAGGCCAGTCTGAGAGCTTCCTTCTGCTCTTCGGAAAACAGAACGCGCTGCTTTTTGGCTGAAGGAGGACCTGGACCTGGAGATGCCGCGTGGTAGAACTCGGCAGTGTCATTACTGCTGGTGTCTGAGCTGTTGTCGTGGCCTGGACCAGAAGAACGTCTTCTTTTGTTGGCCTCGCGCCGCTCGTTCTTCAAAGCCTGGAGTCTGTCGACGTTGTGAGCGTCTGAGAGCCACAGTTGCATTCTGATAAAGGGTTCGCGGCCCTTGATGCTCAGCATGTGCCAGGGTTTGGGTTTGCTCAGCAATTCGCTGACGGATCCTTGGCTTAGACCCAGAACGGCCTCACCGAAGATCTTCTGGCCGATGTTGTTCGCCAACAAGGCCTCTTTGATCTTGGTAGTGATGGTCTGGGTATCCAGGTCCTGGGTCAGCGCGGCCATTTCGTAGACACTCGGGGAGATGTGAGGGTGCAAGCTCCGGAGTGGTGATGTCATTTGATGGGGAGAGTGGAGACCTATTTGCTGCTGTGCTTGCTTCTTTTGGAGCTCCATGGTAAGCTGGACGTGAGGGTGATGTGTCGGAGTCATCATCATCGGTGGAGGTGGTTGAGGTATCTGGGTGGGTGGCGGCCCTAATTGGAGCTCGTGTTGGGCTTGAGCTGCTGCTTGAGCCGCTGCCTGGGCCTTTGCTGCGTTCTGGAGCTGCTCCTGGACCAGCTTCGTTGGTGGCATTGGCTTCATTGGTGTTCCGCAGGCTGTAACATTAAAAGAAAGTTAGATAGCTGTTAGGAGTTTCGGGAGCAAAGGGGGAAAAAAAAGACGACCTGGGCTAAACTTACGAGGCAGGCCGCCGTAGCCTCCGGTCCGCATCAGCTTCTCAGGCGCTATTTTGTACTGGCTAGCAACCAGCTTGTGGACCGCTTGCTCGTCCTCCAGGAACATCTTCATTCTAATGAAAGGCTCGCGGCCTTTCTGGGTCAGCATGTGCCAGGGCTTCGGCCTGGCCAGAAGATCCGAAACTGACCCTTGGCTTAGTCCTAAAACGGACTCGCCAAACAGTCTCTGGGATATGGAATACTGGGACAGCTGCTCTTTGACCTGTAAAACGAACATCAGTTTAGAATGGTGAGTCAACACCAGGAGCAAACACAAACTTACGTATTTCCTTACCCTCTTAACAATATCCTCGGTATTAAGATTATTGTAAAGATCAAACTGCTGCTGGGTGATTGGAGGAAGAACCGCCTTGAGTGGCCGCTGGTTCGCTGAGTGGTGGGTCTGGGTGGACGGTTGGCTGATCAAGCTGTTGGTAATCGAGGCCATGCGTTGAAGAGGACTTGCAGCTGCTGTACCAGCAAATTCCTCACTGGGTGTCATCGCTGGAGGGAGAATAGAGTTGCCTAGAGGTGAGCTAGCACTGGAACCACCAGGAGTTGACTGGGTACCAGGTTCCTGCTTGGGCCTCACTAAGCTAAACGCGCTTCCAGCGTGACGCATAGCTTCTTCCATCTTCTCCTTGTCCTCCTCAGAGACTCCGTTCATCAGCTTGCCTCTGGCGTCGACCTTACCCAGACTAAGGTCCTGGACTCCTGCTCCGTTAGCAGACAAGTGGTTCTGATGCAGCGCTTGTTGGTGCAACGCCAAAAGGCCTGGAAGGGACGGCAGGCCTGGAATTCCTGTCAGAGCAGGATTCTGACCAGGAGCGTTTAATTTCTGGAGCTCCCGGTGGTAAGCGTCTAGAGCCATTCTGATATCGTCCTGGCTCCGCTCCATCCCAAGATTCTGGGCGCTGAAAAAGTGAGAGAACATCGCACTATTAATCGCGTTACAGCTGTCCTCATTGAAGGTTAACCTTAGCAGAGCTTCAAGACAAGAtggagttttttaatttttagatatctTACCTTGGTGGGAAATCTCGCGGCCGGATGTCGTCTACTCGTCGGCCCATCAACTTAGCAAGTTCTTCTTGGTAAATCCTCACGACCTTTTCTTGGGGAATGTCATCGTTCTCGTACTTCTTGATCCTCCGGTTTTGGGAGTCATACCTGTCCTTGCCAAACGGACTTGGACACCCCAGTCGGCTTGGACTCTTGCTATCAGCGTCATTGGAGGTCTCAGGCTCTCGAGAGAGTTGTTGCAAATGCTGACTGGATTCATTGAACATGTGAGCGATCCTGTCGTCGCTGATGTCTGGACCTTCTGTTGTCGCTCGAGCAAACGGTGGGATGCCTTGCTCTTTGCCTGAAACATAATCTGTAAGTAAGGCACGACTTAAGGCGGTgttataagtttttttttttggcaactATCCTAAGTGATGAGTGACTTGGTTCGTCTTAAACAGCTAGATTTGCCCGGGTGTCGTAAATTGTGAAAGTTTGTTAATTATCAGTGATTTATGACGCCTAAAGAGTAAGTTGACTCAATACGGAAGGAGGGGAGCTACTAAAGAGGTGTCATCAGTCATTCAAAGTCTTCATCGAATCAAATATCAAAACCTGGTATTGACCTATGAGCTAATTACTTTCGAAtcagaaataaaatgaaatcttACGAGAACAATTgggtataaaatataaaatttctctGACAAATTAGTCCAAGTCACTAATACAGTTGAGTTAATTAGCTAAGAGATTTTATCGAGGTTTTACGACttgaggttttttttttctaagacgTTATTGTGTTTGTAAATGTTATTGTGCTGAATGATTGAAACGAGTTAGACGAAAACGAACAGAagttgatgatgataatgatgatgatgatgatgatgatgatgtgcGCAACAATGCGCGGCGAACCGACTCTACTCGCACGGATACTATACACTAGTCTTGTATTACTGTATTTACGTCCCGATAGACAATCTCTTTAAGCTTGCTAACAATTgtatttctcaataaataattcttattattcactcaacataaatatatatatatatatatatatatatatatatatttatatatatagaatattCTCACGGTAACAATTTGTCGTTTTGTAATAATCTTTTCTTTTACTTTCTCACCTCTTTTGgactagaaaaaaatatatttcgtTACTTAGTTTCACAAtagtgaattatttaatttttactagctagattttgagaaattttattgataagagAGATATATTCTGAGGATTACTTTCAAGCTATTGTtcagattaatttaaaagtccATAAAATTCTTGAGATTGATGAGCAGAGCTGACTATTGAccagaaaaacaaaatttattgatttggTCAAAAAATATAGaggttcaaaaattaaaaaaaaatgtttttttggaaattaaggatgaatttatttttaaattaatttttttgacccaTATCTTAATtgtgcttaaaaaactgcgtcgaatggcGCCAAGAACGAAGAAATCGGCTGGTTAGGTCAAAATATAtgatgattcaaaattttccaaaaaagcgtGTTCTaggaataacttttgaaccatcGGTTcgattgatttaaatttactgtcagtttttgaaattgcaaAACTGCGCTGATTGCTTCAATCCGGACCAAAATCGGCCgatttggtaaaaaaatatggaggtccaaaaattttgaaaagagtgtttttttggaaactaagcttgaatttttgaaaaagttgatttttcaaaactgGGCTCTGATTAGGCTCAAAAAATCGCGTCGATTGCCGGAAACCGGACGAAAATCGGCCTATTCGTTCTCAAGATATCgaagttcaaaattttgaaaaagctAGATGATcttaaaatcgatttttgtaaaaaaaatataagtaaaaaGTGATTGtgagtaatttaattaatcgtcTAGGCGTTGCCTATCAAAGGAAAcaaaactattaataaaaataatttataaaaaaaatagaaagccGTTCAATCGCGATAAAGGGGCTCGTTAGCGCGCAAACAAACCACAAACGATAAAAAGAAACCGAGCAGAGTAAAaaagtaacaataataataaaaataaataaaaaaaaagaaatgattCGATATTGTGATTTATATATTCGAGTCTTTGTCTCATTGTCTTATGCTCGGTTAcacatttaaaagttattttattttgttatttttaattcgagtgttgtattaatatttcaattattgcTTTCAAGGGTTTAAAGACAAAAGTTATTGAGATTTGTCACTCGAGGATAATAGAAAACCACGAGCGGCTGCCTCTTATTCCCAATTCAGTGGCTCCTTGACTTCTCAGGGACTTCTTGAACTTGCGGTACTTGGTAAACTTTGGGGTTAAAATCACTCAAAATCGATTGCCCAATCAgttaaataatacttttaattataGGCTATCTtttccctttttttttattttaataaatgacgCGAAAAATTATCAGTTTGCCCAACGGAAACCGACAATCCATTGACGCACGACGATATGTACTCATTAGCTGTCCGGACTAATATTCGCTTCATATTTAACCATTCCACCGGATATCAACAAGGACACCATTGTATTAAAGAATGTTGATTAATCGTCGAAAAATATGGGTTgcgtaaatatttttagtttaaacaATCATTCTTTAGTCATTAGACACCCAAAGTCGTAATTTGCTCTTAAATCTCAGAATTGGTCAGTCCTAGGACAAAATTTATAAGGACTAAAGTTGTAGAGCGGGAAAAATCCTAACAATTCTACCCTTTAAGTGATTTTTATTCCAATTAGAACCCAAATTAtgaccttttaaaattttaggagcaaaaaatgatgatgatgatgatgatgatggtctAACTAAATCATGGATTATCTTAGGAACGGTTGGTCCTAGGACAAAATTTATGCGGACTAAACTTGTAGAGGGGGAAAATCCTAACTACTAAACCtcttaattgatttttattctgattAGAATCCAAGTTAtgaccttttaaaatttaaaacctGCATCAGGAGCaaaaaatgatgatgatggtgatgatAAACTGAATTGTGGATTATTTTAGGAACCGTTGGTCCTAGGACAAAATTTGAGGACTTAAGTTGTAGAGCGGAAAAAAAACATACCTAAAAAATCCTAAAAGTTAAATTTCCgtcgattaaaataaaagttaattaaaaaagtgtaaaGTCTGTCAGTAGCAATAAGTATTGTCACataaaatcgatttattcAGGCAAATATGATTCTGTAATACGTCCTTGGAATAGTAGGGAATAGTAAACCCTAATTTAAATGGTGAGAGGGTAAGAATATATCGAGAGATAGAAATAGAAACCCTCAAACCCGTCAAACCCTCAACTACGTTCATCTCTTCCTCACACCCTTCAGCCTATTCCCAGGAGCTATTAGTCTAAACAATATGGCTGCCAAAAGCAGAACAATCAATAGCGACCAGGTACCCAACTGGTTTCGTATTAATTAATCTCATctacaattatatttataattacaaatcTTATGTATCAGATTAGATGATGAGCAAGTGCTAGTCATTGGCAAAGGTTGGATTAGTAAGcgtgttaattttattattatctaaatgATTGATGATCAAGATCAGGAACATGCTGCCCAATGTCCAATAATAGTGCTCCCATCCCGTAGCAGCTCCAAGCTAGGCTAACACACACCAGAATCCAACCACTGCCAAGGACTTGGTTCAGGATAAAGGTAAGGTAACAAATAACCACTCACCTTTTTTGGGTATCAAGGACTTGAGAAGCAGCACGGCGTTTTCATCACAGGCCCATCCGTGCATTTTTCTGTACGAATCTCTGCCCTTTTCCGTCAGCTTGTCCCAGGGTTTGGGTTTGCTTAGCAGCTCACTGACGGT contains the following coding sequences:
- the LOC123271151 gene encoding homeobox protein cut-like isoform X4, with the translated sequence MQASAAEANTLDLQAMQSMDWLFKKERIFLLAQFWQQRATLAEKELSALKEKYAASDNSKTEGQLPQNALTSTEHNSTESNPRRSPSNLDQELQAKDKEINQLVEEVTRLQQNLQRLQETTAAATARLEEELESRRQHINRLEAKLERQRDYDDLKREISVLRSVDLSQIPTGEPGKSLEHLLMERNKALQQAESLKSSTPDTVGGLASPLHRASTASPHIGGVGISVGGGRSSTPAHPSASRLTPTPTGAQNLLFPPPLQNVETFGSFLGEEIVANWRRSLERSIMSQQSSTGQSVAVQSLSIQQNSATGAIVTSQVNAAIQSSNHPSPSTDPVSASTTSVTNPPPAKSITPISSCVDASEKAPTPIPGHETPAPPTPTSTGALTSPSAAPTSQEAPNPVSFSVNGSIIGPKSPDECHNNNNSHHLTNNNIGLSVLDSLKSPFRFDDRNHPFRFGDEFGAAGMAGRLGESLIPKGDPMEARLQEMLRYNMDKYASQNLDTLHIARRVRELLSIHNIGQRLFAKYVLGLSQGTVSELLSKPKPWDKLTEKGRDSYRKMHGWACDENAVLLLKSLIPKKDYVSGKEQGIPPFARATTEGPDISDDRIAHMFNESSQHLQQLSREPETSNDADSKSPSRLGCPSPFGKDRYDSQNRRIKKYENDDIPQEKVVRIYQEELAKLMGRRVDDIRPRDFPPSAMFSHFFSAQNLGMERSQDDIRMALDAYHRELQKLNAPGQNPALTGIPGLPSLPGLLALHQQALHQNHLSANGAGVQDLSLGKVDARGKLMNGVSEEDKEKMEEAMRHAGSAFSLVRPKQEPGTQSTPGGSSASSPLGNSILPPAMTPSEEFAGTAAASPLQRMASITNSLISQPSTQTHHSANQRPLKAVLPPITQQQFDLYNNLNTEDIVKRVRKYVKEQLSQYSISQRLFGESVLGLSQGSVSDLLARPKPWHMLTQKGREPFIRMKMFLEDEQAVHKLVASQYKIAPEKLMRTGGYGGLPPCGTPMKPMPPTKLVQEQLQNAAKAQAAAQAAAQAQHELQLGPPPTQIPQPPPPMMMTPTHHPHVQLTMELQKKQAQQQIGLHSPHQMTSPLRSLHPHISPSVYEMAALTQDLDTQTITTKIKEALLANNIGQKIFGEAVLGLSQGSVSELLSKPKPWHMLSIKGREPFIRMQLWLSDAHNVDRLQALKNERREANKRRRSSGPGHDNSSDTSSNDTAEFYHAASPGPGPPSAKKQRVLFSEEQKEALRLAFALDPYPNVATIEFLASELALSSRTITNWFHNHRMRLKQQTPHGQPEPQSPREPGQPFDPVQFRLLLNQRLLEIQKERLGLGNMPIPYSPYFNPNLATLMTNALKEQCSGLDLSMGSLKREPNPEYEDDDGDDMSNVGSEDSDASGGSIKREPDLNQQASAPAGRSSRRKPAAPQWVNPEWQEPARTGDEVIINGVCVMKTDDYGVKREAEETVRVEPTPVSDRYDDDAASEASSVSNAPERDVPTPSPSLKSQGQASPPPSPRPEGNESPKEVKHEPDETWDY
- the LOC123271151 gene encoding homeobox protein cut-like isoform X5, whose translation is MQASAAEANTLDLQAMQSMDWLFKKERIFLLAQFWQQRATLAEKELSALKEKYAASDNSKTEGQLPQNALTSTEHNSTESNPRRSPSNLDQELQAKDKEINQLVEEVTRLQQNLQRLQETTAAATARLEEELESRRQHINRLEAKLERQRDYDDLKREISVLRSVDLSQIPTGEPGKSLEHLLMERNKALQQAESLKSSTPDTVGGLASPLHRASTASPHIGGVGISVGGGRSSTPAHPSASRLTPTPTGAQNLLFPPPLQNVETFGSFLGEEIVANWRRSLERSIMSQQSSTGQSVAVQSLSIQQNSATGAIVTSQVNAAIQSSNHPSPSTDPVSASTTSVTNPPPAKSITPISSCVDASEKAPTPIPGHETPAPPTPTSTGALTSPSAAPTSQEAPNPVSFSVNGSIIGPKSPDECHNNNNSHHLTNNNIGLSVLDSLKSPFRFDDRNHPFRFGDEFGAAGMAGRLGESLIPKGDPMEARLQEMLRYNMDKYASQNLDTLHIARRVRELLSIHNIGQRLFAKYVLGLSQGTVSELLSKPKPWDKLTEKGRDSYRKMHGWACDENAVLLLKSLIPKKDYVSGKEQGIPPFARATTEGPDISDDRIAHMFNESSQHLQQLSREPETSNDADSKSPSRLGCPSPFGKDRYDSQNRRIKKYENDDIPQEKVVRIYQEELAKLMGRRVDDIRPRDFPPSAQNLGMERSQDDIRMALDAYHRELQKLNAPGQNPALTGIPGLPSLPGLLALHQQALHQNHLSANGAGVQDLSLGKVDARGKLMNGVSEEDKEKMEEAMRHAGSAFSLVRPKQEPGTQSTPGGSSASSPLGNSILPPAMTPSEEFAGTAAASPLQRMASITNSLISQPSTQTHHSANQRPLKAVLPPITQQQFDLYNNLNTEDIVKRVRKYVKEQLSQYSISQRLFGESVLGLSQGSVSDLLARPKPWHMLTQKGREPFIRMKMFLEDEQAVHKLVASQYKIAPEKLMRTGGYGGLPRKFSPACGTPMKPMPPTKLVQEQLQNAAKAQAAAQAAAQAQHELQLGPPPTQIPQPPPPMMMTPTHHPHVQLTMELQKKQAQQQIGLHSPHQMTSPLRSLHPHISPSVYEMAALTQDLDTQTITTKIKEALLANNIGQKIFGEAVLGLSQGSVSELLSKPKPWHMLSIKGREPFIRMQLWLSDAHNVDRLQALKNERREANKRRRSSGPGHDNSSDTSSNDTAEFYHAASPGPGPPSAKKQRVLFSEEQKEALRLAFALDPYPNVATIEFLASELALSSRTITNWFHNHRMRLKQQTPHGQPEPQSPREPGQPFDPVQFRLLLNQRLLEIQKERLGLGNMPIPYSPYFNPNLATLMTNALKEQCSGLDLSMGSLKREPNPEYEDDDGDDMSNVGSEDSDASGGSIKREPDLNQQASAPAGRSSRRKPAAPQWVNPEWQEPARTGDEVIINGVCVMKTDDYGVKREAEETVRVEPTPVSDRYDDDAASEASSVSNAPERDVPTPSPSLKSQGQASPPPSPRPEGNESPKEVKHEPDETWDY